The window GACTGGCGACCTGAACCCGACACAAAGGGCGGCGCTGGAGTATCTGTCTGAGGCAAATCAGTTTTCCCGCTCGCCCTCACATGTCGCCGAATATCTGGGAACAACGCGCGGAACGATGTCCCAGACACTGAAGGCTCTGGTGCGAAAGGGATACACCGCCGAACGCAGGCAAAAGTCCGACCAGCGGTCAATTTCCTATGAACTGACTGAGGCAGGCGTGGCCGCGGTGACCGAACCCAATCCAATTGCAGAGGCGATAGGCAACCTGCCCGCAGGCGTTCACACCGCGCTCAAGGACGGGCTGATGCAATGCTTGAGGCTGGCTCTGGCGGCAAACGGCGGCCACTCGTTCGGGAAATGCAAGACCTGCGCCTATCACGAGGCCGACTCGGAAAACGGCTTCTGCACCTTGCTGGGGCTCGGCTTGGAACCCGGCGAAAAAGATAAATTCTGCATCGAACACAAAGAGGCCTGAATGACCCTTCCTGGACTTACGGCAGAAATCGGCGGCATCTTCCTGGGCAGCGTTCAGAACCGCTGGGACGGAAAGCCGCCGTCCGCCATTCAAAAAGACCCGGTGTCCGGCCCACAGACCATTACGCTGACAGGTTTTTCAGAGGATGCGCAGGCGGACCTGACCGTGCATGGCGGCGCGGAAAAGGCCATTCACCACTACGCGCTGGATCACTATGCGGCCTGGCAGGGCGAGGGGCACATGGCCACCGGCACGGTCCCCGCAGCCTTTGGCGAAAACATCTCAACAACCGGATTGACCGAAGAAAACCTCTGCATCGGCGATATCCTGAGGCTTGGCACAGCCACCGTTCAAATCAGCCAAGGCCGTCAGCCCTGCTGGAAGCTGGGGCTGCACACCGGACATGAAAAGATGCCCTACCTGTTCCAGAAAACGGGCCGCACCGGGTGGTACTACCGTGTGCTGGAAACCGGCGCGGCTGCAGCGGGCGGCCGGATAACGCTGATAGAAAGACGCAACCCGGACTGGAGTGTCCTGCGCGTAACCCGCGCCCGGCTGACACGCAGGGCTTCCCGCGAAGATGCCGAAGCCCTGGCAGATTTGGCGGATCTCGCCCCCGGCTGGCGGCAGGCTTTCGAACGTATGGCCGAAGGCATTTCAAGCGAAGACACAAGCGCAAGGCTTGCTGGTCAGTATTGACACCTGCGCCATCGCTAAACTTGTTTATGGATGTTGCGCGGCAAGTACCGCTTTCCCAACTGTGAATGGCTGTTTGCTCAATTCGGAAAAGTTGTTCTCACAGCTGCAGCGAAAGGGCGGTTTGATTTTTACGCCTCAAATTACCTTTCAATGACCGTTCTGACGACATCGGTTGCACGGCAGCTATGATGGTGCCGCACATGCGAGCGGATGCTGCGTCAGCAACATGCCAAAACGCAAATGTCTGGAGAGTCCGGCGTCTCGCTTGTCGACCAGCTGCGCAGCGAAAGGACGGTTCGGATTTTCGCCCTCAGATTTGCTTTCAATGACCGTTCTGGCGACATCGGCTGCATCGCAGCGACCAACCTGCCGCACTTACGAGCATATGCTGCGCCAGCAATAGCCGCGTGAGCAAAAGGCGGCTTTGTCCGCACAGCAAACCTTGGCTTTTCACGCAGCAAAAGTCAGCAATCGGCCCTATTTCGGTCCGCTGTTTATACCACCGAGCGTGATCCTCGACAGCCTCGCTGCATCTTCCGGTTCCCATTTCTGACGCAGGCCGCGGACATAATCCGCGTCACTCTTCAGCTTTTGCCGCTCCTTGGCGAGGACGCGTTTCACGGTCCGCGCCACCAGTTGA of the Phaeobacter sp. A36a-5a genome contains:
- a CDS encoding MarR family winged helix-turn-helix transcriptional regulator; its protein translation is MISIRYYNEKYIATLISTRYLLSMKPDHGIRILINRLARIDSAAGWTGDLNPTQRAALEYLSEANQFSRSPSHVAEYLGTTRGTMSQTLKALVRKGYTAERRQKSDQRSISYELTEAGVAAVTEPNPIAEAIGNLPAGVHTALKDGLMQCLRLALAANGGHSFGKCKTCAYHEADSENGFCTLLGLGLEPGEKDKFCIEHKEA
- a CDS encoding MOSC domain-containing protein, whose product is MTLPGLTAEIGGIFLGSVQNRWDGKPPSAIQKDPVSGPQTITLTGFSEDAQADLTVHGGAEKAIHHYALDHYAAWQGEGHMATGTVPAAFGENISTTGLTEENLCIGDILRLGTATVQISQGRQPCWKLGLHTGHEKMPYLFQKTGRTGWYYRVLETGAAAAGGRITLIERRNPDWSVLRVTRARLTRRASREDAEALADLADLAPGWRQAFERMAEGISSEDTSARLAGQY